A window of Apium graveolens cultivar Ventura chromosome 8, ASM990537v1, whole genome shotgun sequence contains these coding sequences:
- the LOC141680293 gene encoding uncharacterized protein LOC141680293, protein MLEKDVPFKFDEECLAAFESLKKSLMTTPVIIAPDWNEPFEMMCDASDFAENELLAIVYDFKKFRSYLLGTKVTVYIDNVVIRYLVSKKDSKPRLIRWILLLQEFEMEIKDKKGTENQVADHLSRLEDQGKASQDKTLINETFPHEQLFGTGVDQIIRRCIPYNETEGILRDCHCIVYGGHYSGEKTAVCILQEGFFGPTLFKDAHQFVLRCDRRQRVGDMSKRDEMPLNVLLEIEIFDVWGIDFIEPFISSYNNQYILLAVEYVSKWIEVKALPTNDAKKLNLDTEAGGEKRMLHLNELDEFRLQAYENNKLYKEKVKRWYDRRLMHKTFVPGQQVLIFNSRLRLFPGKLKSRWSGPFIVKTVFPHGAVKFFCKNPDQAFKVNGQRL, encoded by the exons ATGTTGGAGAAGGATGTTCCCttcaaatttgatgaagaatgtTTAGCTGCTTTCGAGAGTTTGAAAAAGAGTTTGATGACAACACCTGTTATTattgcacctgattggaatgagcccttcgagatgatgtgtgatgctagtgaTTTTGCAG aGAATGAGCTTTTGGCAATTGTCTACGATTTcaagaaatttcgatcttatttgcttgggacaaaagtgacagtttACATTGATAATGTTGTTATTCGATATCTGGTctcgaagaaagattcaaaacctcGATTGATTCGATGGATTCTTTTGTTACAGGAATTCGAGATGGAAATCAAAGACAAGAAAGGTACAGAAAATCAGGTAGCGGATCATCTCTCACGTTTGGAAGATCAAGGAAAAGCTTCACAAGATAAGACGTTGATCAATGAAACTTTTCCACATGAGCAACTTTTTGGG ACAGGGGTAGATCAGATTATCAGGAGGTGCATTCCGTATAATGAGACagagggtatcttgcgagactgtcattgTATTGTGTATGGTGGCCATTATAGTGGAGAGAAGACAGCTGTATGTATCCTTCAAGAGGGATTTTTTGGGCctactttgtttaaagatgccCATCAGTTCGTGTTGAGATGTGATCGCCGCCAACGAGTTGGAGATATGTCCAAGAGAGACGAGATGCCTCTCAATGTGCTTCTCGAAATTGAgatttttgatgtttggggaattgacttcatcGAGCCATTTATCTCGTCATACAATAATCAATATATTCTTTTGGCGGTGGAATATGTGTCTAAATGGATTGAGGTTAAAGCTTTGCCAACCAACGATGCTAAG aagctgAATCTTGACACGGAAGCTGGTGGGGAAAAGAGAATGCTCCACCTTAACGAACTCGACGAATTTCGTCTACAGGCTtatgaaaataacaagttatacAAGGAGAAGGTCAAGAGATGGTATGATAGGAGGTTAATGCACAAGACATTTGTGCCTGGTCAGCAAGTTCTAAttttcaactctcgtctccgactttttccaggAAAGCTTAAGTCACGGTGGTCAGGTCCGTtcattgtcaaaactgtgtttccacatggagctgtGAAATTTTTTTGTAAGAATCCGGACCAAGcgttcaaagtaaatggtcagaggttgtag